A genomic segment from Bifidobacteriaceae bacterium encodes:
- a CDS encoding AAA family ATPase — translation MILFRGSGADARRYLESDRSRADDYYLQGGAALARFAAVGARGEVATAVTLTPERYAAWVEWADPLTGESMGRPRQAGATRQGSPRFAEMVVNVPKSLSVAAALHPAVSDALDAAMDDAVSQIRCWLGRRTVTRVGPRTAQEVVPAEQVQTVAVSHKTSRAGDPHRHIHLQIGARVKALGGWRGLDTAALFRQQGAIRALGAAVIAAHPGLANALDQAGLTLDPATGEVVELARWNTLMGKRGEQVATNLARFEAAWRAAHPGEEPGPVARARLHAMAWDHERPAKKPASLGSEAAWLEELEEAGYTPDIPQAPPILPVSLDDLRVREIASRALDRCAAARSAWTAHDVREKVARIVTEAGVRARPDEFAQFVDIASALAIQDCVSVLPPGQARPEHVAHLTTLHVIGAETRLRDALAARAAANRTDAPEPLREAGLDADQARAAAAVASRDPLVVVVVEGAAGAGKTTMLGAAIRAAALDGRAVRVVTPTKKAADVAASELGVPADSVAALVHAHGWRWNSDGAWRRLAPGDADPATGAVYGGPPVAARLRPGDRIVVDEAGMLDQDAALALLAVADEAGAGVALVGDRAQLPAVGRGGVLDMAASLVSRVSDLEGVHRFADPEYARLTLQLREGRDAGAVFDWLDGIGLVRLHGGEEALRDAIGREARGGAVTAATNDEARELNAAVRAERVRAGEVDDSRAVEGSDGLRIGSGGLIQTRSNDSALGVANRQVWVVRGVSDDGSLLVAEAGSGWRRPREVELPAGYVREHAHLTYAATAYGVQGVTAAESDTVLSDAMGAAGLYVGLTRGRAANRLHVVAADLADARRQFVDACERDRADRGLSAATVAAGEAVVGLVADGAAALVNRERARLVHLIEHAEAQAERWGRAAEAVQRLESAHRGERERLGAVLAAAQERAALARGREAAALAEQAAADGVAMLEARGRTWAASAQRVGAGRIRRRAKERDVAAAARDWQEAESLVLSRWGSVPQTAEAVPEWAKAVANAQAGSEPQVAMAAQGAESASADLRRLEACQLEERTALRHRLLGGSQSREIPAAHARRWAATDRNARGDLARIESLPPDQAAAWLSERSQPMPPAPEQETTMHFMDRHRIRPEPQHASKPDVMRI, via the coding sequence GTGATCCTGTTCCGGGGTTCCGGCGCGGACGCGCGCCGCTATCTGGAGTCGGACCGGTCCCGCGCCGACGACTACTACCTTCAGGGCGGCGCCGCGCTGGCCCGGTTCGCGGCCGTGGGCGCCCGCGGGGAGGTGGCCACCGCGGTGACACTGACGCCGGAGCGGTACGCGGCGTGGGTCGAGTGGGCCGACCCGCTGACCGGCGAGTCGATGGGCCGCCCCCGCCAGGCTGGCGCCACCCGGCAGGGGTCGCCCCGGTTCGCTGAGATGGTGGTGAACGTCCCGAAGTCGCTGTCGGTGGCGGCCGCCCTGCATCCTGCGGTCAGCGACGCTTTGGACGCCGCGATGGACGATGCCGTCTCCCAGATCCGCTGCTGGCTCGGCCGCCGCACGGTCACCAGGGTGGGCCCCAGGACCGCGCAGGAGGTCGTGCCCGCGGAGCAGGTCCAGACGGTCGCGGTCTCCCACAAGACCTCCCGCGCGGGCGACCCGCACCGGCACATCCACCTCCAGATCGGAGCCCGCGTCAAAGCGCTCGGCGGATGGCGCGGCTTGGACACCGCTGCGCTGTTCCGCCAGCAGGGCGCAATACGGGCGCTCGGCGCCGCGGTGATCGCCGCCCACCCCGGCCTGGCGAACGCCCTCGACCAGGCGGGGCTGACCCTGGACCCGGCCACCGGCGAGGTGGTGGAGCTTGCCCGCTGGAACACGCTGATGGGCAAACGCGGCGAGCAGGTCGCCACGAACCTCGCCCGGTTCGAGGCCGCCTGGCGCGCCGCCCACCCCGGCGAGGAGCCGGGGCCGGTCGCACGGGCCCGGCTGCACGCGATGGCGTGGGACCACGAGCGGCCCGCCAAGAAGCCCGCGTCGCTCGGAAGCGAGGCGGCCTGGCTCGAAGAACTGGAGGAGGCCGGTTACACGCCGGACATCCCCCAGGCGCCGCCGATTCTGCCCGTGTCGTTGGACGACCTGCGGGTGCGGGAAATCGCCAGCCGGGCGCTGGACCGGTGCGCGGCCGCCCGGTCGGCGTGGACCGCGCACGACGTGCGCGAGAAGGTGGCTCGGATCGTCACCGAGGCCGGCGTGCGCGCCCGCCCGGACGAGTTCGCCCAGTTCGTCGACATCGCCTCGGCGCTCGCGATCCAGGATTGCGTGTCGGTCCTGCCGCCCGGTCAGGCGCGGCCGGAGCATGTGGCGCACCTGACGACGCTGCACGTCATCGGCGCGGAGACCCGGCTGCGTGACGCCCTGGCGGCCCGCGCGGCGGCGAACCGGACGGACGCGCCGGAGCCGTTACGGGAGGCGGGGTTGGACGCGGACCAGGCGCGGGCGGCCGCCGCGGTCGCGTCGCGCGATCCGCTGGTCGTGGTCGTGGTCGAGGGCGCGGCCGGGGCGGGCAAGACGACCATGCTGGGCGCCGCTATCCGCGCCGCCGCGCTGGACGGGCGGGCGGTTCGGGTGGTCACGCCGACGAAGAAGGCGGCCGATGTCGCCGCCTCCGAGCTCGGGGTGCCGGCGGACTCGGTCGCGGCGCTGGTCCACGCGCACGGGTGGCGGTGGAACAGCGACGGCGCGTGGCGCAGGCTGGCGCCAGGCGACGCCGACCCGGCCACCGGCGCCGTTTACGGCGGGCCTCCCGTAGCGGCGCGGCTGCGCCCGGGAGACCGGATCGTGGTGGACGAGGCCGGGATGCTGGACCAGGACGCCGCGCTCGCGCTGCTGGCGGTAGCGGACGAGGCCGGGGCTGGTGTCGCGCTGGTGGGGGACCGGGCGCAACTGCCCGCGGTGGGCCGCGGCGGGGTGCTGGACATGGCGGCGTCCCTGGTCAGCCGCGTATCGGACCTGGAGGGCGTGCACCGGTTCGCGGACCCCGAGTACGCGCGGCTGACCCTCCAACTGCGGGAGGGGCGCGACGCGGGGGCGGTGTTCGACTGGTTGGACGGCATCGGGCTGGTGCGGCTGCACGGCGGCGAGGAGGCGCTGCGGGACGCCATCGGACGCGAGGCGCGCGGCGGGGCTGTCACGGCGGCGACCAACGACGAGGCGCGGGAGCTGAACGCGGCCGTGCGCGCGGAGCGGGTGCGGGCCGGAGAGGTGGACGATTCGCGGGCGGTGGAGGGCTCGGACGGATTGCGAATCGGGAGCGGCGGCCTGATCCAGACGCGGAGCAACGACTCGGCGCTCGGGGTGGCGAACCGGCAGGTGTGGGTGGTACGGGGCGTGTCGGACGACGGGTCTTTGCTTGTCGCCGAGGCCGGTTCTGGGTGGAGGCGGCCGCGGGAGGTTGAGCTTCCCGCCGGGTATGTGCGGGAGCACGCGCATCTGACGTACGCGGCGACGGCGTACGGGGTGCAGGGGGTCACGGCGGCCGAGTCGGACACGGTGCTGTCCGACGCGATGGGCGCGGCCGGGCTGTATGTAGGGTTGACGCGCGGGCGGGCGGCGAACCGGCTGCATGTGGTGGCCGCCGACCTGGCCGACGCGCGGCGGCAGTTCGTGGACGCGTGCGAGCGGGACCGGGCGGACCGGGGGCTCTCTGCGGCGACTGTCGCGGCTGGGGAGGCTGTTGTTGGGCTTGTCGCGGACGGAGCGGCCGCGTTGGTGAACCGGGAGCGGGCGCGGCTTGTTCATTTGATCGAGCACGCGGAGGCGCAGGCTGAGCGGTGGGGGCGGGCGGCTGAGGCGGTGCAGCGGCTGGAGTCCGCGCATCGGGGCGAGCGCGAGCGGCTTGGCGCCGTGCTGGCGGCGGCGCAGGAGCGCGCTGCGCTGGCTCGCGGCCGGGAGGCGGCGGCGCTGGCCGAGCAGGCCGCCGCCGATGGCGTTGCCATGCTGGAGGCGCGGGGGCGGACCTGGGCGGCGAGCGCCCAGAGAGTCGGCGCGGGCCGGATCCGGCGGCGGGCGAAGGAGCGCGACGTGGCTGCGGCCGCGCGCGACTGGCAAGAGGCTGAAAGCTTGGTTCTGTCTCGGTGGGGTTCTGTGCCGCAGACAGCCGAAGCCGTGCCGGAATGGGCAAAGGCCGTAGCAAACGCGCAGGCCGGGAGCGAGCCCCAGGTCGCCATGGCCGCCCAGGGGGCCGAGAGCGCAAGCGCGGACTTGCGGCGGCTGGAGGCGTGTCAACTGGAAGAGCGGACCGCGCTTCGGCACCGGCTCCTCGGCGGCTCGCAGTCCCGTGAGATCCCTGCGGCCCACGCCCGCAGATGGGCCGCCACAGACCGGAACGCGCGCGGGGACCTCGCGCGAATCGAGTCATTGCCCCCCGACCAGGCGGCGGCCTGGTTGAGCGAGCGCTCACAGCCGATGCCGCCCGCGCCGGAGCAAGAGACGACGATGCACTTCATGGATCGACACCGCATTCGACCTGAGCCACAGCACGCGTCGAAACCCGACGTCATGCGCATATGA
- a CDS encoding 7-cyano-7-deazaguanine synthase — translation MVTREAVTLLSGGFDSALTLSLLLDSGWASTALFVNYGQIPVRDERAASRSLASYFQVEWRETVVQGIQATPFAEIPSRNDLLLSIAAAACPRRSLAIGIHAGTDFLDCSVPYARAWQHLLDAQFNGVRRILAPLINMTKAEVLALGSKLQLPTFLTYSCEDQGGPCGVCRSCRDSSQEPG, via the coding sequence ATGGTCACCCGCGAAGCCGTAACCCTCTTGAGTGGAGGCTTCGACAGCGCCCTCACGCTCTCTCTTCTCTTGGACAGCGGTTGGGCTTCTACTGCCCTCTTCGTGAATTACGGGCAGATCCCGGTCAGGGATGAGCGCGCGGCTAGCCGTTCCTTGGCCTCCTACTTCCAGGTCGAATGGCGTGAGACCGTAGTGCAAGGGATCCAAGCAACCCCTTTCGCAGAGATCCCAAGCAGGAATGACCTGCTGCTGTCCATAGCAGCAGCGGCTTGCCCGCGCAGATCATTGGCTATTGGGATTCATGCTGGAACCGACTTCCTGGATTGCTCGGTTCCGTACGCCCGCGCTTGGCAGCACCTGCTTGACGCGCAGTTCAATGGCGTCAGACGGATTCTTGCCCCTCTCATAAACATGACCAAGGCTGAGGTATTGGCCCTGGGCAGCAAGCTCCAACTGCCGACCTTCCTCACCTACAGTTGTGAAGACCAGGGTGGTCCTTGCGGTGTCTGTCGATCCTGCCGTGACTCATCTCAGGAACCAGGATGA
- a CDS encoding nucleotidyltransferase, with translation MPANIDPAAIRVRAEQELRRQESIIDMNAFLDGLLARFNARDTELTNRRLEEIVSALNAAGIESDRLLFGGSVARHTFVDGLSDIDALVIMKERPGSSPKDLIDDFGTALRKHLPASMVEGVRVGTLAATVSFPDGTEIQLLPAIARGADALIASPDGSEWRAIRPRRFAKQLTSVNQANGGRVVPTVKLAKALLQLNLPERDQLSGYHVEAIAVRAFSAYAGPTRRDAMLQHLVSTAEEAVRRPLSDVTGQSPSVDQYLGPAGSPERERIAASLRRVNVQLKSASSEAALRELFGE, from the coding sequence GTGCCAGCGAACATAGATCCGGCGGCGATCCGCGTACGCGCCGAGCAAGAATTGCGCCGCCAGGAATCAATCATTGACATGAATGCCTTCTTGGACGGACTACTCGCCAGATTCAACGCGCGCGATACCGAATTGACAAATCGTCGGCTGGAAGAAATTGTCAGCGCTCTGAATGCTGCAGGCATCGAGTCTGATCGTCTTCTCTTCGGGGGGAGCGTTGCAAGACACACATTCGTAGACGGCCTTAGCGACATCGACGCTCTTGTCATCATGAAGGAACGGCCCGGCTCTTCGCCGAAGGACCTCATAGACGACTTCGGCACTGCTCTCCGTAAGCACTTGCCCGCGTCGATGGTCGAAGGTGTGAGGGTCGGGACGTTAGCTGCGACGGTTTCATTTCCGGACGGCACCGAGATTCAGTTGCTACCCGCGATCGCGCGGGGCGCCGATGCTCTGATCGCATCACCGGACGGATCAGAGTGGAGAGCCATCAGACCGCGGCGGTTCGCTAAGCAACTCACGTCGGTCAATCAGGCCAACGGCGGAAGAGTTGTCCCGACCGTAAAGCTTGCTAAGGCTCTGCTCCAACTAAACCTGCCCGAGCGTGACCAACTCTCGGGGTACCATGTTGAGGCGATAGCCGTCCGGGCCTTCAGCGCATACGCTGGCCCAACCCGTCGCGACGCGATGCTTCAGCACCTGGTCTCTACCGCTGAAGAGGCCGTCCGGAGACCACTCAGCGATGTAACCGGACAGTCGCCAAGCGTTGACCAGTATTTGGGCCCGGCGGGATCGCCTGAGCGGGAACGCATCGCGGCATCCCTTCGGCGGGTCAATGTCCAACTGAAGTCCGCCTCATCGGAGGCCGCGCTGAGGGAGTTGTTCGGTGAGTAG
- a CDS encoding addiction module protein, translating into MSVDVEAAVAAILSVDDLDERALVVQRLERSLHPDADEDLAAVRAAWRDEINARVDQVLNGEVELVDPEETYRLLSAELADMGR; encoded by the coding sequence ATGAGTGTGGATGTGGAGGCGGCCGTGGCGGCGATTCTGTCTGTCGATGACCTCGATGAGCGTGCGCTGGTGGTGCAGCGGCTCGAGCGGAGCCTCCACCCTGACGCCGATGAGGATCTGGCTGCCGTCCGAGCCGCTTGGCGCGATGAGATCAATGCCCGCGTCGATCAGGTCTTGAACGGCGAAGTCGAGCTTGTGGACCCGGAGGAGACCTACCGGCTGCTCAGTGCCGAACTGGCGGACATGGGCCGGTGA
- a CDS encoding type II toxin-antitoxin system RelE/ParE family toxin, whose amino-acid sequence MTVRQREHPEARAELRAAARWYESRERGVGQRFLDQTRQARRSVVVSPGSWRRHPDWERDDVVVRVRSVAKYPYDIVYFATGEEIVILAYAHESREPGYWKHRVDS is encoded by the coding sequence GTGACCGTCCGCCAGCGGGAGCATCCCGAGGCCCGCGCCGAACTCAGGGCCGCGGCCCGGTGGTATGAGAGCAGGGAGCGCGGAGTCGGGCAAAGGTTCCTGGACCAGACGCGCCAGGCCCGGCGGTCAGTCGTGGTGTCTCCCGGGTCGTGGCGCAGGCATCCGGACTGGGAGCGCGACGATGTGGTTGTCCGCGTGCGGAGCGTCGCGAAGTACCCCTACGACATCGTCTACTTCGCCACTGGGGAGGAGATCGTCATCCTGGCCTACGCGCACGAGAGCCGGGAACCGGGGTACTGGAAGCACCGCGTCGACTCCTGA
- a CDS encoding ATP-binding protein: protein MHLRRLTLQNFRSFRGKHTFEFFPGLNCIVGDNNCGKSSVFEAITYLMGIGRVADTLTCNDADDAMRVEADIAGDNLAQVLGDDKYKKLRDFVFDVDGVSTLRVERSPLQRSVKQSGKDVQLDGKKLPVWNPATQQFENPTGIDALIKGLIDFEPVWADTVLGDVADFGTTKILGKIIDAQVKGFQETVIWQTFLQAHRAAFAGGGESLAVLMDTIAEQIAAVVRNQYGEAQVRFDFAPPDAATLVKGGQLFVDDGAGETNLTIKGTGMQRAFALALIQVLAQVNRGGRESGTPLILLIDEPETWLHPRAQLQLGEALTTIAKTDQLFLITHSPYLLRHYDAESHRVIVFVGKGVDAEVSVQEAMGVSRTGRPSWGEINYRAFGIPSDEFLDELYSLAQDHATSANQHVGDLLLQQGLQKWKTRRWKGQDHQVTRPEYVRHSIHHPGTANAPHTPTDLADAITDLMGVVDRLRPLREVPEAN from the coding sequence ATGCACTTGAGACGTCTCACCCTACAGAACTTCAGGAGTTTCCGGGGAAAGCATACGTTCGAGTTTTTTCCCGGACTCAACTGCATCGTAGGAGACAACAACTGCGGTAAGTCGAGTGTCTTCGAGGCGATCACCTACTTGATGGGTATTGGGCGCGTGGCCGACACTTTGACCTGCAATGATGCCGATGATGCCATGAGAGTCGAGGCGGACATCGCGGGCGACAACTTAGCTCAGGTGCTCGGTGATGACAAGTACAAGAAGCTCAGAGACTTCGTTTTCGACGTTGACGGCGTGTCAACACTTCGTGTCGAGCGCAGCCCGTTGCAGCGTTCGGTCAAGCAGTCTGGCAAGGACGTTCAGCTTGACGGCAAGAAGCTGCCTGTCTGGAACCCCGCTACCCAGCAGTTCGAGAACCCAACAGGTATAGACGCGCTGATCAAAGGCCTCATCGACTTCGAGCCGGTGTGGGCGGACACCGTACTCGGTGATGTGGCTGATTTCGGAACGACGAAAATCCTGGGCAAGATCATTGACGCGCAGGTGAAAGGATTCCAGGAGACCGTTATCTGGCAGACCTTTCTGCAGGCCCACAGAGCGGCGTTCGCAGGCGGTGGCGAATCGCTCGCTGTACTCATGGATACCATAGCCGAGCAAATAGCTGCTGTTGTCCGCAATCAATATGGAGAAGCCCAGGTCCGGTTCGACTTTGCCCCGCCCGATGCCGCGACGCTGGTCAAGGGCGGTCAGCTGTTCGTCGACGACGGAGCTGGGGAGACCAACCTCACCATCAAAGGAACCGGGATGCAACGCGCCTTTGCCCTCGCTCTGATACAGGTGTTGGCTCAAGTAAACCGTGGGGGCAGGGAGTCTGGCACTCCGCTCATTCTCCTGATAGATGAGCCGGAGACATGGCTTCACCCTCGGGCGCAACTCCAACTCGGAGAGGCATTGACGACTATAGCCAAGACCGACCAGCTTTTCCTCATTACTCATTCTCCGTACCTCTTGCGGCACTACGATGCAGAGTCTCATCGCGTCATAGTCTTCGTCGGCAAGGGGGTCGACGCAGAGGTAAGCGTCCAAGAGGCGATGGGCGTGAGCCGGACAGGTAGGCCATCATGGGGAGAAATCAACTACCGAGCCTTCGGAATCCCCAGCGACGAATTCCTTGACGAGCTGTATTCGTTGGCTCAGGACCATGCCACGAGTGCGAACCAACACGTGGGCGATCTCTTGTTGCAGCAGGGGCTCCAGAAGTGGAAGACTCGCAGGTGGAAAGGCCAGGACCATCAGGTGACTCGCCCCGAGTACGTTCGCCACTCAATTCATCACCCCGGGACCGCGAATGCCCCGCATACGCCAACAGACTTGGCCGATGCCATTACGGATCTCATGGGCGTGGTCGACCGACTCAGGCCCTTGCGCGAGGTTCCAGAGGCGAACTGA
- a CDS encoding DEAD/DEAH box helicase family protein, translating into MAKPIEALFPAKPEARLRVYAWNPDDPPPAYEGLIKVGQTTKADVNQRIQESQGQMQQAYKLHVDELAERDDGTPFSDSDVRRRLVEKGFENPTIGSAREWVRCKPDDVKTAIAELRSGQKLSGTHHLNFPLRPEQELAVKRTLAYYESIWDEDPGAVPRFLWNAKMRFGKTFTAYHLAKRLKAGRVLVVTFKPAVEDSWQRDLESHQAFNQWQFVSASAGSVGIDELDEERPLVYFGSFQDLLGRDKQTGLIKAKNKWIHSHDWDLVIFDEYHFGAWRESAKELFEGEDEAEAKKEVAAEYNDALAAFDEELDELGSDEADFLPIKARAFLYLSGTPFRAIATGEFIEEQIFNWTYTDEQRAKERWAVEHPGEKNPYAALPEMRLLTYQMPDELVAIAKQGEFAEFDLNEFFAAIGTREASVFVHKTEVQKWLDIIRGAYAPTQVDNLKLGNQKPPFPYSDARLLPYLMHSFWFLPNVASCFAMRNLLAEKHNVFYHEYEVVVAAGTGAGIGLAALPPVRKAIGSGFKSKTIVLSCGKLTTGVTVPQWSSIFMLRNLASPETYFQAAFRVQSPWSIVNPDGDDPKAELVVKPVCFVFDFAPTRALRQVADYGLGLSPDEANPEKAVGELVGFLPVLAYDGSQMVQVDAGGILDFAMAGTSATLLARKWESALLVNVDNETLKRILKDAKAMEAILNIEGFRALGASVIEAVVSKSEAVKKTKKEKGDHITKDEKNELAAEEKEYKSKRKLIQEKLIKFATRIPAFMYLTDYRENTLKDVITKIEPDLFHTVTGLSTADFELLVNLGVFNAAQMNQAVFAFRRYEDASLSYTGLDSHPGLTHYGLYDTVIAQQPATGRG; encoded by the coding sequence ATGGCTAAGCCCATCGAAGCCTTGTTCCCCGCCAAGCCTGAGGCTCGGCTGCGGGTCTATGCCTGGAACCCAGACGATCCGCCGCCTGCCTATGAGGGTTTGATCAAGGTGGGGCAGACGACGAAAGCTGATGTGAACCAGCGGATCCAAGAGTCGCAAGGACAGATGCAGCAGGCTTACAAGCTGCACGTGGACGAGTTGGCCGAGCGCGACGACGGCACGCCGTTCTCCGATTCCGACGTGCGTCGACGGTTGGTCGAGAAGGGGTTTGAGAACCCGACCATCGGTTCGGCTCGCGAATGGGTGCGCTGCAAGCCCGACGATGTGAAGACGGCGATCGCGGAGTTGCGTTCCGGGCAGAAACTGAGCGGCACCCACCACCTGAACTTCCCGCTGCGGCCGGAGCAGGAACTCGCTGTCAAGCGAACGCTGGCCTATTACGAGTCGATCTGGGATGAGGACCCGGGAGCGGTACCCCGCTTCTTGTGGAACGCAAAGATGCGTTTCGGCAAGACTTTCACTGCGTACCACCTGGCCAAGCGACTGAAGGCCGGGCGGGTGCTGGTCGTCACTTTCAAGCCCGCCGTCGAAGACTCCTGGCAGCGGGACCTCGAATCGCACCAAGCGTTCAACCAGTGGCAGTTCGTCTCGGCCAGTGCTGGTTCAGTCGGGATAGATGAACTCGACGAGGAGAGGCCCCTGGTGTATTTCGGGTCATTTCAAGACTTGCTCGGCCGCGACAAGCAGACCGGTTTGATAAAGGCCAAGAACAAGTGGATTCACAGTCATGACTGGGATCTGGTGATCTTCGATGAGTATCATTTCGGCGCGTGGCGGGAAAGCGCTAAGGAGTTATTCGAAGGGGAGGACGAAGCCGAGGCGAAGAAGGAAGTGGCTGCCGAATACAACGACGCCTTGGCGGCGTTCGATGAAGAACTGGACGAACTAGGGTCGGACGAAGCCGATTTTCTCCCCATAAAGGCACGGGCTTTCCTCTACCTGTCGGGCACACCGTTCAGGGCGATAGCCACCGGAGAATTCATCGAAGAACAGATCTTCAACTGGACTTACACAGATGAGCAGCGGGCCAAAGAACGTTGGGCAGTTGAGCATCCTGGCGAGAAGAACCCGTACGCGGCCCTACCGGAAATGCGGCTTCTGACGTACCAGATGCCCGACGAACTAGTTGCCATCGCCAAGCAAGGCGAATTCGCCGAATTCGACCTGAACGAGTTCTTCGCCGCCATAGGCACGCGCGAGGCCAGCGTTTTCGTACACAAGACCGAGGTGCAGAAGTGGCTTGACATCATCCGGGGCGCCTACGCGCCCACCCAGGTGGACAACTTGAAACTCGGCAATCAGAAGCCGCCGTTCCCGTACTCGGACGCGCGGCTGCTGCCATACCTGATGCACTCGTTTTGGTTCCTGCCCAACGTCGCCTCCTGTTTTGCCATGCGCAACCTGCTGGCGGAGAAACACAACGTCTTCTACCACGAGTACGAGGTTGTGGTGGCCGCTGGCACGGGCGCGGGGATCGGACTGGCCGCGCTCCCACCCGTCCGCAAAGCCATCGGCAGCGGCTTCAAGAGCAAAACAATCGTGCTCTCCTGCGGCAAGCTCACCACCGGCGTCACGGTCCCGCAATGGTCTTCGATTTTCATGCTGCGCAACCTCGCCTCGCCGGAAACCTATTTCCAGGCGGCGTTCCGCGTCCAGTCGCCGTGGTCCATCGTCAACCCGGACGGCGACGACCCCAAGGCTGAACTCGTCGTCAAGCCAGTGTGCTTCGTCTTCGACTTTGCACCGACCAGGGCGCTGCGGCAAGTCGCCGACTACGGCCTTGGCCTGTCACCTGATGAAGCGAACCCCGAAAAGGCCGTGGGCGAACTCGTGGGCTTCCTGCCCGTGTTGGCCTACGACGGCTCGCAAATGGTCCAAGTGGACGCAGGCGGCATCCTGGACTTCGCCATGGCCGGAACCTCTGCGACGCTGCTGGCCCGCAAATGGGAGTCTGCCCTGCTGGTCAACGTGGACAACGAGACACTCAAACGCATCTTGAAGGACGCGAAAGCGATGGAAGCCATCCTCAATATCGAAGGGTTCCGCGCACTCGGTGCGTCTGTCATCGAGGCCGTCGTTTCCAAGAGCGAGGCCGTGAAGAAAACCAAGAAGGAGAAGGGCGACCACATTACCAAGGATGAGAAAAACGAACTCGCCGCCGAAGAGAAGGAATACAAGTCCAAGCGGAAGCTAATCCAAGAGAAACTGATCAAGTTCGCCACGAGGATACCCGCGTTCATGTACCTCACGGATTACCGCGAGAACACCCTCAAGGATGTCATCACCAAGATTGAACCCGATCTGTTCCACACGGTCACGGGCCTCAGCACCGCCGACTTCGAGCTATTGGTCAACCTCGGCGTGTTCAATGCCGCCCAGATGAATCAAGCCGTCTTCGCCTTCCGCCGCTACGAAGACGCGAGCCTCTCCTATACCGGCCTGGATTCTCACCCGGGCCTCACCCACTACGGCCTGTACGACACCGTGATCGCCCAGCAGCCGGCAACCGGCCGTGGCTAG